One window of Papaver somniferum cultivar HN1 chromosome 9, ASM357369v1, whole genome shotgun sequence genomic DNA carries:
- the LOC113310015 gene encoding uncharacterized protein LOC113310015, which yields MIDAGKLLEYVKKDLGKSSGQFSTTHVINFSHARIHSMTRRASEDETRRNLRKLKEWYVTNHIDFVSGNGAEILELGCTKIEFSEAYMRGVYAPHNDDIVITSWIRMFHVHRILVDTGRSVSVLFSGAHSSMNLSHELIEEDENPITKAIGKVKMPITVAEKSVLGNFLLLGCRAPYNTIVGRDWLHAIGAITSSYHQCLNFITPEGVAKSPLPPESYKGEDVAEPPTVEKLIEVQIGDEKHKPTFIGENIPAHERDGLITLLKANVDVFTWSFAEMLGMDPIACHRLNIDEKFHPVRQKVRNMAQRKKDGVAAEVEKLLEAGFIRPVQYPRWMSNVVPVPKKNGKIRICIDFTDLNKACPSDPYPLPRIRDLVDAPSGCGRQSFMDGFSGYNQIPLFEEDQEYTAFVTDRGVYCYTVMPLG from the exons ATGATAGACGCTGGAAAGCTACTAGAGTACGTGAAAAAGGATTTAGGGAAAAGTTCAGGGCAATTTAGCACAACACATGTGATTAATTTCAGTCACGCCAGGATCCATTCAATGACCAGACGGGCATCAGAAGATGAGACCAGGAGAAATCTCAGGAAGTTAAAGGAATGGTACGTGACAAATCACATCGATTTTGTCAGTGGAAATGGAGCAGAAATTCTGGAGCTTGGATGCACAAAGATCGAGTTCTCTGAAGCATACATGAGAGGTGTATACGCCCCCCACAATGATGATATCGTTATAACATCCTGGATTAGGATGTTCCATGTACATCGTATTCTAGTAGATACAGGAAGATCAGTGAGCGTGCTATTTTCAGGAGCCCATTCCTCCATGAATCTCTCCCATGAATTGATCGAAGAGGATGAAAATCCAATTACAAAAGCAATTGGGAAAGTAAAGATGCCTATAACAGTAGCTGAAAAGTCCGTTCTGGGCAATTTCTTGTTGCTGGGTTGTCGAGCTCCATATAATACGATCGTCGGGAGAGACTGGCTGCATGCAATCGGTGCAATCACATCctcgtatcaccaatgcctgaattTTATTACACCTGAAGGGGTCGCGAAA AGTCCTCTCCCTCCAGAATCATATAAGGGAGAGGATGTGGCGGAACCCCCAACAGTCGAGAAACTGATCGAGGTCCAGATTGGGGATGAGAAGCATAAACCCACGTTCATAGGGGAAAATATACCCGCGCACGAACGTGATGGTCTGATTACACTATTAAAGGCAAACGTTGACGTTTTCACATGGAGTTTTGCTGAAATGCTTGGGATGGATCCAATAGCCTGTCACAGGCTAAATATCGATGAGAAGTTCCATCCAGTTCGTCAGAAAGTTAGGAATATGGCGCAAAGAAAAAAAGATGGAGTTGCTGCAGAAGTCGAGAAGCTGTTGGAAGCAGGCTTTATTCGACCAGTACAGTATCCTCGATGGATGTCTAATGTCGTGCCCGTTCCAAAGAAGAATGGTAAAATTCGTATCTGTATCGATTTTActgatttaaataaagcatgTCCAAGCGATCCGTACCCACTTCCACGGATAAGAGATTTGGTGGATGCGCCCTCAGGGTGCGGGAGAcagtcattcatggatggtttttCGGGGTATAACCAGATACCTTTGTTCGAAGAAGATCAAGAGTATACTGCCTTTGTGACTGACAGAGGAGTTTACTGCTATACTGTGATGCCGTTGGGCTAA
- the LOC113310570 gene encoding serine/arginine-rich SC35-like splicing factor SCL30, whose product MRRGYSPQCYSPPRRGYGGGDRGRSPPPPRRGYGGGGGGRGGGYGGRKDSNNGSLLVRNIPMNCRPDDLRIPFERFGQVRDVYLPKDFYSGEPRGFAFVQFVDPYDAGEAQYHMNGQLFCGREITVVVAAETRKRPEEMRHRGRPTRGPSGYGGGGRRPYYGRSRSRSMSRSRSPRYPSGSRGRCRSRSNSPAPRRRADYSVSPRRRPEDHSRSPLPVPRSQDGDHPRRRSYSPGYVDADRIPADGKPVYAADEDGPRAEWRSPGRASRSPSGSRSRSADLSPRRNR is encoded by the exons ATGAGGAGGGGATATAGTCCACAGTGTTACAGTCCACCAAGGAGAGGTTATGGCGGTGGTGATAGGGGAAGGAGCCCTCCGCCGCCAAGAAGgggttatggtggtggtggtggcggacgcGGTGGTGGATATGGTGGAAGGAAGGATTCGAACAATGGGAGTTTATTGGTTAGAAACATTCCTATGAATTGCAG GCCTGATGACCTTCGAATTCCATTTGAAAGATTTGGACAAGTGAGGGATGTGTATTTGCCTAAAGATTTTTACTCAGG GGAGCCTCGAGGATTTGCTTTTGTGCAGTTTGTGGATCCTTATGATGCTGGAGAGGCTCAGTATCATATGAATGGACAACTTTTCTGTGGCAGAGAGATAACTGTGGTGGTTGCTGCTGAGACGAGGAAAAGGCCCGAGGAGATGCGCCACCGAGGCAGGCCAACTAG aGGGCCTTCAGGTTATGGAGGTGGTGGAAGACGACCTTATTATG GGCGTTCCCGTTCTCGCTCAATGTCTCGCTCACGCTCCCCTCGCTATCCATCTGGGTCAAGAGGCAGATGTCGCTCAAG ATCAAACTCTCCTGCTCCAAGACGGAGAGCTGATTATTCTGTTAGTCCAAGGAGAAGGCCAGAGGACCATTCAAGGTCTCCATTGCCTGTCCCCCGTTCGCAAGACGGTGATCATCCACGTAGAAGGTCTTACTCTCCAGGATATGTTGATGCTGACAGGATTCCAGCTGATGG AAAGCCTGtatatgctgctgatgaagacgGGCCACGGGCAGAATGGAGATCACCTGGTCGTGCCTCGAGATCACCATCTGGATCCCGTTCAAGGTCTGCTGACCTGTCTCCTCGCCGCAACAGATAG
- the LOC113307652 gene encoding uncharacterized protein LOC113307652 — protein sequence MALFQQMYSAPSLAVRVVRSRSISIAATSTARKTVPAVSTTPVRTPHIDSHVLLGMSELDLQQLATDLGQQKYRGKQLHQLIYKSKVKEIQDFNHLPLAFRNDLQEAGWKVGRSPLHQVVKAADGTVKVLIKLHDNRLIETVGIPVEDDKGTIRLTACVSSQVGCPLRCAFCATGKGGYLRNLQRHEIVEQVLAIEDLFKNRVSNVVFMGMGEPMLNLKAVLEAHRCLNKDIQIGQRMITISTVGVPNTIKKLASHKLQSTLAVSLHAPNQRLRETIVPSAKAYPLDALMKDCRDYFDETSRRVSFEYTLLAGVNDAVEHAVELAELLRAWGSGYHVNLIPFNPIEDTEFRRPYKKTILAFAAALESRKVTTSIRQTRGLDANAACGQLRNSFQKSPLVAAADMPITEPDMVAAVG from the exons ATGGCTTTGTTCCAACAGATGTATTCTGCTCCGTCGCTAGCAGTAAGAGTAGTTCGTTCTCGTTCAATCTCCATAGCCGCTACATCTACAGCTCGAAAAACTGTACCTGCTGTATCTACTACACCCGTAAGAACTCCTCATATCGATTCTCATGTTCTTCTTGGAATGTCTGAACTTGACCTTCAACAACTCGCTACAGATTTAGGTCAG CAAAAGTATAGGGGGAAACAACTACATCAGCTTATATACAAGTCCAAAGTTAAAGAAATTCAGGATTTTAATCATT TACCTCTAGCATTTAGGAATGATCTTCAAGAGGCTGGATGGAAAGTTGGGAGATCACCGCTTCATCAGGTTGTCAAGGCTGCTGACGGCACAGTTAAG GTACTGATTAAGCTGCATGATAACAGGCTTATTGAAACTGTTGGTATACCGGTTGAAGATGATAAAGGTACGATCCGCCTTACTGCTTGCGTCTCATCTCAG GTTGGATGCCCTTTGCGGTGTGCATTTTGTGCTACTGGCAAAGGAGGGTATTTGAGGAACCTTCAGCGGCATGAAATTGTTGAGCAG GTGTTAGCCATAGAAGATTTATTCAAGAATAGAGTTTCCAATGTTGTGTTTATGGGAATGGGTGAACCAATGTTGAACTTAAAGGCAGTTTTAGAAGCACACCGTTGCTTAAATAAG GATATACAAATTGGCCAACGAATGATTACAATTTCAACCGTGGGAGTGCCAAACACTATTAAAAAGTTGGCATCTCACAAACTCCAATCCACCTTGGCTGTCAG CCTACATGCTCCAAATCAAAGACTTCGAGAAACAATTGTGCCCAGTGCAAAAGCCTATCCGTTGGACGCACTTATGAAGGATTGCAGGGACTATTTTGATGAAACTAGTCGCAGAGTGTCATTCGAGTATACACTTCTTG CTGGAGTCAACGACGCGGTAGAACATGCGGTAGAACTTGCAGAACTACTCCGTGCTTGGGGAAGTGGTTACCATGTCAATTTGATACCTTTTAATCCAATAGAAGATACCGAGTTTCGCCGTCCATACAAAAAAACT ATACTTGCATTTGCAGCAGCGCTAGAATCCCGTAAAGTAACAACAAGCATAAGGCAGACTCGAGGCCTTGATGCCAATGCAGCTTGTGGGCAGCTCAGAAATTCATTCCAGAAAAGTCCTCTCGTTGCAGCTGCCGATATGCCTATCACTGAGCCTGACATGGTCGCAGCTGTTGGTTGA
- the LOC113310020 gene encoding receptor-like cytoplasmic kinase 176, translating to MVLAIVRLAAIRLPLMEYLLATVQSNHQEMNRMDCQTLSVLSKLTQAVTLRLKLEKSNSSSTTSCASVPPTPRSEGAILQSSNLRSFSFSDLKTATRNFRPDNVLGEGGFGSVFKGWIDENTFTATKPGIGLVIAVKRLYEEGLQGHTEWLAEVNYLGKLYHTNLVKLIGYCAEDEHRLLVYEFMPRGSLGNHLFRRGSRLQPLSWNLRMKVALEAAKGLAFVNSAERQVIHRDFKTSNILLDLTCNAKLSDFGFANDGPTGDTSHLSATVTMNTDDCAAPWHRETGHQTVRGHIYRFGVVLLEMLSGRKALDKLRPAGEHNLIEWAKGSLSSEDSVLRIIDTRIEGQYTQPGTLKAVNLAMQCLSANPKCRPTMEEVVASLEGLQDSNGHQSSIPV from the exons atggttctgGCAATTGTAAGACTAGCCGCCATCAGATTACCTCTGATGGAGTATCTTCTTGCAACAGTCCAAAGCAACCACCAAGAAATGAATCGAATGGATTGCCAGACCTTATCAGTCCTAAGCAAATTGACCCAGGCAGTCACTCTAAG ATTAAAACTTGAAA AATCGAATTCAAGTAGTACGACATCATGTGCTTCGGTTCCGCCGACACCACGAAGTGAAGGCGCGATCTTACAATCTTCTAATTTGAGAAGTTTCAGTTTTAGTGATCTGAAAACTGCTACGAGGAATTTCAGGCCTGATAATGTGTTAGGTGAAGGTGGATTTGGGTCTGTTTTTAAAGGTTGGATAGATGAGAATACATTTACAGCTACAAAGCCAGGGATTGGACTTGTGATTGCTGTTAAGAGGTTGTACGAAGAAGGGCTTCAGGGTCATACAGAATGGCTG GCAGAAGTGAACTACTTGGGGAAACTATACCACACTAATCTTGTCAAGCTGATTGGATACTGTGCGGAAGATGAACACCGACTTTTGGTGTATGAGTTCATGCCCCGTGGAAGCTTAGGGAATCATCTTTTCAGGC GAGGATCCCGCTTGCAACCACTTTCATGGAATCTGCGAATGAAGGTTGCTCTTGAAGCAGCAAAAGGCCTTGCATTTGTCAATAGTGCGGAAAGACAAGTCATCCATAGAGACTTTAAAACTTCAAATATCCTGCTTGATTTG ACTTGTAACGCAAAGCTTTCGGATTTTGGTTTTGCGAATGATGGCCCTACTGGTGATACGAGTCATCTGTCTGCTACGGTCACAATGAACACCGATGACTGTGCTGCTCCGTGGCATCGGGAAACAG GTCATCAAACTGTAAGGGGCCACATATACCGCTTCGGGGTTGTTCTCTTAGAAATGTTATCTGGTCGAAAAGCATTAGACAAGTTACGGCCAGCGGGAGAACACAATCTGATTGAGTGGGCAAAGGGTTCCCTGTCCAGCGAAGATAGTGTTTTACGTATTATAGATACCCGAATTGAAGGTCAATACACACAGCCAGGAACGTTAAAGGCCGTTAACCTTGCTATGCAATGTCTATCTGCGAATCCCAAGTGCAGACCAACCATGGAAGAAGTTGTAGCTTCACTTGAAGGGCTTCAGGATTCCAATGGACATCAGTCTTCGATCCCTGTATAG
- the LOC113310019 gene encoding putative disease resistance protein RGA3: protein MAFQELIVSGSTELLKNLTSVVSQQISEVWSVHDDLKKLKGTVEMIAAVTTDAEKQQEKSEVVKLLLKWLMNVVYDADDVLDEFSYKAMREFEMRGAQGSRVLVTTRSHTVASVVKGDFPQYMLGYLPDSVCWSIIKTKAFSPGGALETPNMTCIGEIIARNCSGLPLAAKVLGNVMRLHKTETDWLSIRDHHGLKMDDAKMKIVSILKLPSHVKHDLAISVSSIHDFKIVNSRDKESFSRFRRLKIVLDKQDSKLIPKNLEKTKNLRSIFSHENDHLGEHLLHCKNLRVVCLLRKGFWASGWPHFKIQSSTLEQKHLRYLDLSQYIKAPRSLEVRCPKAT from the exons ATGGCATTCCAAGAGTTAATTGTTAGCGGTTCAACTGAATTACTGAAAAATTTGACTTCTGTTGTTTCCCAACAGATTAGTGAGGTTTGGAGTGTTCATGATGATCTGAAAAAGCTTAAGGGAACCGTGGAGATGATAGCAGCCGTAACAACCGATGCAGAAAAGCAGCAAGAGAAATCTGAAGTTGTTAAGCTTCTGTTGAAATGGCTTATGAATGTGGTCTATGATGCGGATGATGTTCTGGACGAGTTTTCTTACAAAGCCATGCGTGAATTTGAAATGAGAG GTGCTCAAGGGAGTAGAGTATTAGTTACTACACGTAGCCACACAGTTGCTTCTGTTGTTAAAGGTGATTTCCCACAGTACATGTTAGGATATCTACCTGATAGTGTTTGTTGGTCTATCATCAAGACCAAAGCATTTTCTCCAGGGGGAGCATTAGAGACTCCAAATATGACATGTATAGGAGAGATAATTGCAAGAAATTGTAGTGGTTTACCACTTGCTGCGAAAGTTCTCGGCAATGTTATGCGCTTGCATAAAACTGAGACTGATTGGCTTTCAATCAGAGACCATCATGGTTTAAAGATGGATGATGCGAAAATGAAAATAGTATCTATACTGAAATTACCCTCACATGTGAAACATGATCTTGCCATAAGTGTCAGCAGCATTCATGATTTCAAGATTGTGAATTCTCGTGACAAGGAATCTTTTTCTAGATTTCGTCGGTTGAAGATAGTTTTAGACAAACAAGATTCAAAGTTGATTccaaaaaacctagaaaaaacaaaaaacttgaGGTCCATTTTTTCCCATGAAAATGATCATTTGGGAGAACATTTACTTCATTGCAAAAATCTGCGGGTAGTTTGTTTACTTCGTAAGGGATTTTGGGCTTCAGGTTGGCCTCATTTTAAAATTCAATCCTCGACACTTGAGCAAAAGCATTTGAGGTACCTTGATCTGTCTCAGT ATATTAAGGCACCTAGATCTCTCGAGGTCAGATGTCCAAAAGCTACCTGA